One region of Acidovorax sp. T1 genomic DNA includes:
- a CDS encoding bifunctional nicotinamide-nucleotide adenylyltransferase/Nudix hydroxylase: MYDTAIYIGRFEPVHNGHMALLQRALASARSVIVVMGSAWQARSPKNPFTWHERADMMLGALTGPDRARVQVLPMRDYYDEAVWVRAVRNGVAQMTPTDARIGLVGHFKDATSSYLSAFPGWELINVDRQGRIDATVIRDAYFGATPATARAGLDDLATQMPESTLGFLERFAQTPDYPALHEEWRMLRDYREAWSAAPYPPVFVTVDAVVRCQNHVLLIRRAHAPGKGQRAVPGGFIEQRETVWQSCLRELAEETHCALPEARMRAALQSVAVFDHPDRSQRGRTITHAHYFDLGDAPFPAVRADDDAMQVEWVAVAKLAAMEEEFFEDHFHMLDHFLIITPP, from the coding sequence ATGTACGACACCGCCATCTACATCGGGCGTTTTGAGCCCGTCCACAACGGCCACATGGCCTTGCTGCAGCGTGCACTCGCCAGCGCCCGCAGCGTGATCGTGGTGATGGGGTCGGCCTGGCAGGCACGCTCGCCCAAGAACCCATTCACCTGGCATGAGCGCGCCGACATGATGCTGGGCGCCCTGACCGGGCCCGACCGGGCCCGTGTGCAGGTGCTGCCCATGCGCGACTACTACGACGAGGCCGTGTGGGTGCGGGCCGTGCGCAATGGCGTGGCCCAGATGACACCGACGGATGCGCGCATCGGCCTGGTGGGCCACTTCAAGGATGCGACCAGCAGCTATCTGAGCGCCTTTCCTGGCTGGGAGCTGATCAACGTGGACCGCCAGGGCCGCATCGATGCCACGGTCATCCGCGATGCCTACTTTGGTGCCACGCCTGCCACCGCCCGGGCAGGCCTGGATGACCTGGCCACCCAGATGCCCGAGAGCACCCTGGGCTTTCTCGAGCGCTTTGCACAAACCCCTGACTACCCCGCACTGCATGAAGAGTGGCGCATGCTGCGCGACTACCGCGAGGCCTGGTCTGCCGCACCCTACCCGCCAGTATTCGTCACGGTGGATGCCGTGGTGCGCTGCCAGAACCATGTGCTGCTGATCCGCCGCGCCCACGCGCCCGGCAAGGGCCAGCGGGCGGTGCCGGGGGGCTTTATCGAGCAGCGCGAGACCGTGTGGCAATCTTGCCTGCGCGAACTGGCCGAAGAGACCCATTGCGCACTTCCCGAAGCCCGCATGCGAGCGGCGCTGCAGTCGGTGGCGGTGTTCGACCACCCCGACCGCAGCCAGCGCGGACGCACCATCACGCATGCGCATTACTTCGACCTGGGCGATGCGCCGTTTCCGGCCGTGCGGGCCGATGACGACGCCATGCAGGTGGAGTGGGTTGCTGTGGCAAAGCTGGCCGCGATGGAGGAAGAGTTCTTTGAAGACCACTTCCACATGCTGGACCATTTTCTGATCATTACTCCACCGTAA
- the glmS gene encoding glutamine--fructose-6-phosphate transaminase (isomerizing) yields the protein MCGIVGAVSTRNIVPILVQGLQRLEYRGYDSCGVAVHAASLDATRHGTADGGLQRARSTARVAELLEQVQADHLEGATGIAHTRWATHGAPAVHNAHPHFSHGTGSDAAAGPALPGQPAESDPARPGRVALVHNGIIENHEELRAALQARGYVFVSQTDTEVIAHLVDSHYSGDLFDAVRAAIAELHGAYAIAVIHKDEPHRVVGARAGSPLILGVGKDAAEGAAAPREHFLASDAMALAGVTDQIVYLEEGDLVDLQLGRYWIVGKDGAALTPTQRPVRTVQAHSGAAELGPYRHYMQKEIFEQPRAIADTLEGVAGIVPELFDGAGLHGEPGAAAWRVFKEIDSVLILACGTSYYSGCAAKYWLEEIAGIPTQVEVASEYRYRTSVPNPRTLVVTISQSGETADTLAALRHAQSLGMQHTLTICNVATSAMVRECKLAYITRAGVEIGVASTKAFTTQLAGLFLLTLALAQSKGRLSEEQEAAHLKAMRHLPVALQAVLALEPQIISWAEDFARMENALFLGRGLHYPIALEGALKLKEISYIHAEAYPAGELKHGPLALVTSAMPVVTVAPNDALLEKLKSNMQEVRARGGVLYVLADADTHIESSEGIHVIRMPEHYGHLSPLLHVVPLQLLAYHTACALGTDVDKPRNLAKSVTVE from the coding sequence ATGTGCGGCATCGTCGGCGCGGTCTCCACGCGCAACATCGTTCCCATCCTCGTCCAGGGCCTGCAGCGGCTCGAATACCGGGGCTATGACTCGTGCGGCGTGGCCGTGCATGCCGCCAGTCTGGATGCCACGCGCCATGGCACGGCAGACGGTGGGCTGCAGCGCGCCCGCAGCACCGCCCGTGTGGCCGAGCTGCTGGAACAGGTGCAGGCCGACCACCTGGAAGGCGCCACCGGCATTGCCCATACCCGCTGGGCCACGCACGGCGCGCCAGCGGTGCACAACGCCCATCCCCATTTCAGCCACGGCACGGGCAGCGACGCCGCTGCCGGTCCGGCGCTGCCGGGCCAGCCAGCTGAAAGCGACCCGGCGCGGCCGGGCCGCGTGGCCCTGGTGCACAACGGCATCATCGAAAACCACGAAGAGCTGCGTGCCGCCCTGCAGGCGCGCGGCTATGTGTTTGTGAGCCAGACCGACACCGAAGTCATTGCGCACCTGGTGGACAGCCATTACAGCGGCGACCTGTTCGACGCCGTGCGGGCCGCCATCGCCGAACTGCATGGTGCCTACGCCATTGCCGTGATCCACAAGGACGAGCCCCACCGCGTGGTGGGCGCGCGTGCGGGTTCGCCGCTGATCCTGGGTGTGGGCAAGGATGCTGCCGAAGGGGCTGCGGCGCCGCGCGAGCATTTCCTGGCCAGCGACGCCATGGCCCTGGCGGGCGTCACCGACCAGATCGTGTACCTCGAAGAAGGCGATCTGGTGGATTTGCAACTGGGCCGCTACTGGATCGTTGGCAAAGACGGCGCGGCGTTGACGCCGACGCAACGCCCCGTGCGCACCGTGCAGGCGCACAGCGGCGCGGCCGAGCTGGGGCCGTATCGCCACTACATGCAAAAGGAAATCTTCGAGCAGCCGCGCGCCATCGCCGACACGCTCGAAGGCGTCGCCGGCATCGTGCCCGAGCTGTTTGACGGCGCCGGCCTGCATGGCGAGCCGGGCGCCGCCGCCTGGCGCGTGTTCAAGGAGATCGACAGCGTGCTCATCCTGGCCTGCGGCACCAGCTATTACAGCGGCTGCGCGGCCAAATACTGGCTGGAGGAAATTGCCGGCATTCCCACCCAGGTGGAAGTGGCCAGCGAATACCGCTACCGCACCAGCGTGCCCAACCCGCGCACGCTGGTCGTCACCATCAGCCAAAGTGGCGAAACCGCCGACACCCTGGCCGCGCTGCGCCACGCGCAAAGCCTGGGCATGCAGCACACGCTGACCATTTGCAACGTGGCCACCAGCGCCATGGTGCGCGAATGCAAGCTGGCCTACATCACCCGCGCGGGGGTCGAGATCGGCGTGGCCAGCACCAAGGCCTTCACCACGCAGCTGGCAGGCCTGTTCTTGCTGACGCTGGCGCTGGCCCAATCCAAAGGCCGCCTGAGCGAGGAGCAGGAAGCCGCCCACCTCAAGGCCATGCGCCACCTGCCCGTGGCCCTGCAGGCCGTGCTGGCGCTCGAACCCCAGATCATCAGCTGGGCCGAAGACTTTGCCCGCATGGAAAACGCCTTGTTCCTGGGCCGTGGGTTGCACTACCCCATCGCGCTCGAAGGCGCCTTGAAGCTCAAGGAAATCAGCTACATCCACGCCGAGGCCTATCCGGCGGGCGAGCTCAAGCACGGCCCCCTGGCCTTGGTGACCAGCGCCATGCCGGTGGTGACCGTGGCGCCCAACGACGCGCTGCTGGAAAAGCTCAAAAGCAACATGCAGGAAGTGCGCGCGCGCGGCGGCGTGCTGTATGTGCTGGCGGACGCCGACACCCACATCGAAAGCAGCGAAGGCATCCACGTCATCCGCATGCCCGAGCACTACGGCCACCTCAGCCCGTTGTTGCATGTGGTGCCGCTGCAGCTGCTGGCGTATCACACGGCCTGCGCGCTCGGCACCGATGTGGACAAACCCAGAAACCTGGCCAAGTCGGTTACGGTGGAGTAA
- a CDS encoding GGDEF domain-containing protein: MSDAKRQLHRRVYPLRVLGMGLGSVVVGVVLWERQASLPGWLYLALIALVWPHVAYQLSRRSADPYRAEIRNLLADSALVASLVPLMHFNLLPSVLLLTLTMVDKITTGIRGLWARSPPGMAGAAAASAALTGLHWAPETSMPVIIACLPVMALHTLSVSVVSYRLIRKVSQQNQQLDALGRIDALTGLCGRGHWQEQAEATLRRHHATGEPACLVMLDIDHFKQINDQHGHTVGDEVLRALARIVLSNVRATDCAGRYGGDEFAIVLRGMRLDDAMVVAQRIREQVQALQLHDLPTLRFSSSLGVAAADHRHDGLRAWTNAADAALYQAKAAGRNRVSAGAMPTLVPGVQAPLM; this comes from the coding sequence ATGTCCGATGCCAAACGCCAACTCCATCGCCGGGTCTACCCCCTGCGCGTGCTGGGCATGGGGCTCGGCAGCGTGGTGGTGGGCGTGGTACTGTGGGAACGCCAGGCCAGCCTGCCGGGCTGGCTTTACCTGGCGCTGATCGCCTTGGTCTGGCCCCATGTGGCCTACCAGTTGAGCCGCCGCAGCGCCGATCCCTACCGCGCAGAAATTCGCAACCTGCTGGCCGATTCAGCGCTGGTGGCGTCTCTGGTGCCGCTGATGCACTTCAATTTGCTGCCCAGCGTGTTGCTGCTCACCCTGACCATGGTGGACAAGATCACCACCGGCATCCGCGGCCTGTGGGCGCGCTCGCCGCCCGGTATGGCGGGCGCGGCGGCGGCCAGTGCGGCCTTGACCGGCTTGCACTGGGCGCCAGAGACATCCATGCCGGTGATCATTGCGTGCCTGCCCGTGATGGCGCTGCACACGCTGTCGGTCAGCGTGGTGAGCTACCGCCTGATCCGCAAGGTGTCGCAGCAAAACCAGCAGCTCGACGCGCTAGGGCGCATCGACGCCCTCACCGGCCTGTGTGGCCGCGGTCACTGGCAGGAGCAGGCCGAAGCCACGCTGCGCCGCCACCACGCCACCGGCGAGCCCGCCTGCCTGGTGATGCTGGACATTGACCATTTCAAGCAGATCAACGACCAGCATGGCCACACCGTGGGCGACGAAGTGCTGCGCGCGCTGGCGCGCATCGTGCTGAGCAACGTGCGCGCCACCGACTGCGCAGGCCGCTACGGCGGCGACGAATTTGCCATCGTGCTGCGCGGCATGCGCCTGGACGATGCCATGGTGGTGGCCCAGCGCATCCGCGAACAGGTGCAGGCCCTGCAGCTGCACGACCTGCCCACCCTGCGCTTCAGCAGCAGCCTGGGCGTGGCAGCGGCCGACCACCGCCACGACGGCCTGCGCGCCTGGACCAATGCCGCCGACGCCGCGCTTTACCAGGCCAAGGCAGCGGGGCGCAACCGGGTGTCGGCCGGTGCCATGCCGACACTGGTGCCTGGGGTGCAGGCGCCGCTGATGTAG
- a CDS encoding lysophospholipid acyltransferase family protein: MTGRLGVWFMRVLAHVPLPALRALGWCLGQVLYLLAVPRRKVALRNLALCFPDAPAAQRRRWARETFVVFSQTWLDRSWLWFAPREVVLARVKLQGALAELEGDTPTIIFAPHFYGMDAGGTALTLHTPRAFTSIFSTHPDPAVDAWFMAGRQRFGDVRMLNRADGVKPIISNLRKGGLLYLLPDMDFGRNDSLFVPFYGVQAATVPSLPRFARLGRAKVIAMVTRLTPTGYCAEISPAWPGYPSDDVATDTALMNANLQRYIDVSPGQYYWVHKRFKTRPEGEPSVYS; the protein is encoded by the coding sequence ATGACGGGGCGCCTGGGTGTGTGGTTCATGCGGGTGCTGGCGCATGTGCCTTTGCCCGCGCTGCGGGCGCTGGGCTGGTGCCTGGGCCAGGTGCTGTACCTGCTGGCCGTGCCGCGCCGCAAGGTGGCCCTGCGCAATCTGGCGCTGTGTTTCCCCGATGCGCCCGCTGCGCAACGGCGCCGCTGGGCGCGCGAAACCTTTGTGGTGTTCAGCCAGACCTGGCTGGATCGCAGCTGGCTGTGGTTTGCCCCGCGCGAGGTGGTGTTGGCACGCGTGAAGCTGCAGGGCGCGCTGGCCGAGCTGGAGGGCGACACCCCCACCATCATCTTTGCCCCGCATTTCTATGGCATGGATGCCGGGGGCACGGCGCTTACGCTGCACACGCCGCGCGCATTCACGTCCATCTTTTCCACCCACCCCGATCCGGCCGTGGATGCCTGGTTCATGGCGGGGCGCCAGCGCTTTGGCGATGTGCGCATGCTCAACCGGGCCGATGGCGTCAAGCCCATCATTTCCAACCTGCGCAAGGGCGGGCTGCTGTACCTGCTGCCCGACATGGACTTTGGCCGCAACGACTCGCTGTTCGTGCCGTTCTATGGCGTGCAGGCCGCCACCGTGCCATCGCTGCCCCGGTTTGCGCGGCTGGGGCGCGCCAAGGTGATTGCCATGGTCACCCGCCTCACGCCCACGGGCTACTGCGCCGAGATTTCACCCGCCTGGCCCGGCTACCCCAGCGACGATGTGGCGACCGACACGGCCCTCATGAACGCCAACCTGCAGCGCTACATCGACGTGTCGCCCGGGCAGTACTACTGGGTGCACAAGCGCTTCAAGACGAGGCCCGAAGGCGAGCCTTCTGTGTATTCCTGA
- a CDS encoding alpha/beta fold hydrolase, with product MISIQDLALPHGITLQCRVSGAPGRPVLLFLHGFPEGAFIWDELLLHFSRPENGGYRCVAPNLRGFGASSSPTDLAAYRARHLVQDLVALIAAECPGGALECLVAHDWGGAVAWNLANQQPQWLKRLAIFNSPHPGAFVRELQHNPAQQAASQYMHFLCRPDAEALLAEDDFHRLFAFFNTPDGRAPDWLTPAVRAQYRDLWQRGLTGACNYYRASPLRPPRAGDPAAQAITLPESMLTVDVPTLVLWGMDDPALLPGLLDGLPGWVPQLQLQRVEGASHWIVHEHPERVALELQRFLQSKQ from the coding sequence CTGCAATGCCGCGTGAGCGGCGCACCCGGGCGCCCGGTGCTGCTGTTTCTGCACGGGTTCCCCGAGGGAGCCTTCATCTGGGACGAACTGCTGCTGCATTTTTCGCGCCCTGAAAACGGCGGCTACCGCTGCGTGGCGCCCAACCTGCGCGGCTTTGGCGCATCCAGCAGTCCAACCGACTTGGCGGCCTACCGCGCCAGGCACCTCGTGCAGGATCTTGTCGCGCTGATCGCCGCCGAATGCCCTGGCGGCGCGCTGGAATGCCTGGTGGCCCACGACTGGGGCGGTGCGGTGGCCTGGAACCTGGCCAACCAGCAACCGCAGTGGCTCAAGCGGCTGGCCATCTTTAATTCGCCGCACCCGGGCGCCTTTGTGCGCGAACTGCAGCACAACCCCGCGCAGCAGGCGGCCAGCCAGTACATGCACTTTCTGTGCAGACCCGATGCCGAGGCGCTGCTGGCCGAAGACGACTTTCACCGCCTGTTCGCCTTTTTCAACACCCCCGATGGCCGCGCCCCCGACTGGCTCACCCCCGCCGTGCGCGCCCAATACCGCGACCTGTGGCAGCGCGGCCTGACCGGCGCCTGCAACTACTACCGCGCCAGCCCCCTGCGCCCACCGCGCGCGGGTGACCCGGCCGCACAAGCCATCACCTTGCCCGAATCGATGCTGACGGTGGATGTGCCCACGCTGGTGCTGTGGGGCATGGACGACCCCGCGCTGCTGCCGGGTCTGCTCGACGGTCTGCCGGGCTGGGTGCCGCAGCTGCAGTTGCAGCGTGTGGAAGGCGCATCGCACTGGATCGTCCATGAACACCCGGAACGCGTAGCCTTGGAGTTGCAGCGCTTTTTGCAATCAAAACAATAG
- the metK gene encoding methionine adenosyltransferase, translating into MANDFLFTSESVSEGHPDKVADQISDAILDAILKVDPRARVAAETLTNTGLVVLAGEISIRSDAQTPDYIQIARDTIKRIGYDNTDYGIDYRGCAVLVAYDKQSNDIAQGVDHASDDHLNTGAGDQGLMFGYACDETPELMPAPIYYAHRLVERQAQLRKDGRLPFLRPDAKSQVTMRYVDGKPHSIDTVVLSTQHHPDQSETQTKMKASFTEAVIEEIIKPVLPKEWLQNTRYLINPTGRFVIGGPQGDCGLTGRKIIVDTYGGACPHGGGAFSGKDPTKVDRSAAYAARYVAKNIVAAGLARQCQIQVAYAIGVAEPMNITVYTEGTGVVSDERLAALVREHFDLRPKGIIQMLDLLRPIYEKTAAYGHFGREEPEFSWERTDKAAALRAAAGL; encoded by the coding sequence ATGGCGAACGACTTTCTCTTTACCTCGGAATCCGTCTCCGAAGGCCACCCCGACAAGGTGGCTGACCAGATCTCGGATGCGATTCTCGATGCGATCCTCAAGGTAGACCCACGAGCACGGGTTGCAGCAGAAACCTTGACCAATACCGGGTTGGTGGTTCTGGCGGGCGAAATCAGCATCCGGTCCGATGCCCAGACGCCTGACTACATTCAAATTGCGCGCGACACCATCAAGCGCATCGGCTACGACAACACCGACTACGGCATTGACTATCGTGGCTGCGCCGTGCTGGTGGCCTACGACAAGCAAAGCAATGACATCGCCCAGGGCGTGGACCACGCGAGCGACGACCACCTGAACACCGGCGCCGGCGACCAGGGCCTGATGTTCGGCTACGCCTGCGACGAGACGCCCGAGCTGATGCCCGCGCCCATCTACTACGCGCACCGCCTGGTGGAACGCCAGGCCCAGCTGCGCAAGGACGGCCGCCTGCCCTTCCTGCGCCCCGATGCCAAGTCGCAAGTGACGATGCGCTATGTGGATGGCAAGCCGCACAGCATCGACACCGTGGTGCTCTCCACCCAGCACCACCCCGACCAGAGCGAAACCCAAACCAAGATGAAGGCCTCGTTCACCGAAGCCGTCATCGAAGAGATCATCAAGCCCGTGCTGCCCAAGGAGTGGCTGCAGAACACGCGCTACCTGATCAACCCCACGGGCCGCTTTGTCATCGGCGGCCCGCAGGGCGACTGCGGCCTGACCGGCCGCAAGATCATCGTGGACACCTACGGCGGCGCCTGCCCCCACGGCGGCGGTGCCTTCAGCGGCAAGGACCCAACGAAGGTGGACCGCTCGGCCGCCTACGCCGCCCGCTATGTGGCCAAGAACATCGTGGCTGCAGGCCTGGCGCGCCAGTGCCAGATCCAGGTGGCCTACGCCATCGGCGTGGCCGAGCCCATGAACATCACGGTGTACACAGAAGGCACGGGCGTGGTGTCGGACGAGCGCCTGGCCGCACTGGTGCGCGAGCACTTCGACCTGCGCCCCAAGGGCATCATCCAGATGCTGGACCTGCTGCGCCCCATCTACGAAAAGACGGCCGCCTACGGCCACTTCGGGCGTGAAGAGCCCGAGTTCAGCTGGGAACGCACAGACAAGGCTGCGGCGCTGCGCGCGGCTGCGGGGCTCTGA
- a CDS encoding Lrp/AsnC family transcriptional regulator has translation MEQILLDATDLQLLNLLQTDAAQSNQSLAQQVHVSPPTCLRRVKRLHDAGLIERQVALLQPDRLAALQGHGLSAMVEVTLDRQGGEWLDAFEARAVADDCVQQCWRVSPGPDFMLVVHTRDMPGYLALSQRLFTGDANVRNVKAFFATRRAKFETKIPLALT, from the coding sequence ATGGAACAAATATTGCTAGATGCCACAGACCTGCAGCTGCTCAACCTTCTGCAAACCGACGCCGCGCAGAGCAACCAGTCGCTCGCGCAGCAGGTGCATGTGTCGCCGCCCACCTGCCTGCGGCGGGTCAAGCGCCTGCACGATGCCGGGCTGATCGAGCGCCAGGTTGCCCTGCTGCAACCCGACCGGCTGGCGGCGCTGCAGGGCCACGGGCTGTCGGCCATGGTGGAGGTGACGCTGGACCGCCAGGGCGGCGAATGGCTGGATGCGTTCGAAGCCCGCGCCGTGGCCGACGACTGCGTGCAACAGTGCTGGCGCGTGTCGCCGGGGCCGGATTTCATGCTGGTGGTGCACACGCGCGACATGCCGGGCTACCTGGCGCTGTCGCAGCGCCTGTTCACGGGCGATGCCAATGTGCGCAATGTCAAAGCCTTTTTTGCCACCCGCCGTGCAAAATTTGAAACAAAAATACCGCTAGCGCTTACCTGA
- a CDS encoding DnaJ C-terminal domain-containing protein: MEFKDYYQVLGVSKTATADDIKKAYRKLARKYHPDVSKEADAAARMAEVNEANAVLSDPEKREAYDALGRQAPHRPGQDFRPPPNWDAGFEFSDGAGTAGGPDGEFSDFFEQLFGRHARAQRAQSQYREAPRDAEWGGTPQPSRGNDHHARIELDLLDAYQGAERSLTLRGARLDDAGRMVHEQRNLQVKIPKGVREGQLIRLTGQGSPGTGGAPAGDLFLEVQFKPDPRWRAIDRDVYQPVAVAPWEAELGAVIEVHTPAGALEVTVPAHWKSARKLRLKGRGIPAATPGDLYLELSVALPPAHSDAERAAYTAIAKAFPRFDPRATQGA; encoded by the coding sequence ATGGAATTCAAGGACTACTACCAGGTGCTGGGTGTCAGCAAAACGGCCACCGCCGATGACATCAAGAAGGCCTACCGCAAGCTGGCGCGCAAATACCACCCCGACGTGAGCAAGGAAGCCGACGCCGCAGCCCGCATGGCCGAGGTGAACGAGGCCAACGCCGTGCTCTCCGATCCCGAAAAGCGCGAAGCCTACGACGCGCTGGGCCGCCAGGCGCCACACCGCCCGGGGCAGGATTTCCGACCGCCACCCAACTGGGACGCCGGCTTCGAGTTCTCCGACGGGGCCGGCACCGCCGGTGGGCCCGACGGCGAATTCAGTGACTTCTTCGAGCAGCTTTTTGGCCGCCATGCGCGCGCCCAGCGTGCCCAAAGCCAATACCGTGAAGCGCCACGGGATGCCGAATGGGGTGGGACACCGCAGCCATCGCGCGGCAACGACCACCACGCCAGGATCGAGCTCGATCTGCTGGACGCCTACCAGGGCGCCGAGCGCAGCCTGACGCTGCGTGGTGCCCGGCTCGACGACGCGGGCCGCATGGTGCACGAACAACGCAACCTGCAGGTCAAGATACCGAAGGGTGTGCGCGAAGGGCAGCTCATCCGCCTGACGGGCCAGGGCAGCCCCGGCACGGGCGGCGCCCCTGCGGGCGACCTGTTCCTGGAGGTGCAATTCAAACCCGACCCCCGCTGGCGCGCCATCGACCGCGATGTCTACCAACCCGTGGCCGTGGCCCCCTGGGAGGCCGAACTGGGCGCCGTCATCGAGGTGCACACCCCCGCCGGCGCCCTGGAGGTGACCGTGCCAGCACACTGGAAATCCGCGCGCAAGCTGCGCCTGAAGGGCCGGGGCATTCCCGCCGCCACGCCAGGAGACCTGTACTTGGAACTGAGCGTCGCCCTGCCGCCGGCCCACAGCGACGCCGAGCGCGCCGCCTACACCGCGATAGCCAAGGCCTTTCCCCGCTTCGACCCGCGCGCCACCCAGGGAGCCTGA
- a CDS encoding chaperone modulator CbpM, translating to MTTAHNTPNVQPGELLDDTALFSLEDLARICHVAPGWVSERLEAGLLQADSLGGHWRFASATVVRARRLAQLETTFDADPELAALTADLIEEVAQLRQRLQHLEAATGHGPMPG from the coding sequence ATGACAACTGCCCACAACACCCCCAACGTGCAGCCGGGCGAACTGCTGGACGACACCGCCCTGTTTTCCCTGGAGGACCTGGCACGCATCTGCCACGTGGCGCCGGGCTGGGTCAGCGAACGGCTGGAGGCCGGTCTGCTGCAGGCCGACAGCCTGGGCGGCCACTGGCGCTTTGCCAGCGCCACCGTGGTGCGCGCGCGCCGGCTGGCCCAGCTGGAAACCACCTTCGACGCCGACCCCGAGCTCGCCGCCCTCACGGCTGACCTGATCGAAGAAGTGGCACAACTGCGCCAGCGCCTGCAACACCTGGAAGCCGCAACGGGCCACGGCCCCATGCCGGGATGA
- a CDS encoding lysophospholipid acyltransferase family protein has product MPVVFRFFSAFPLWLLHVMGAAMGWVAFCASPAYRRRFLANSALAGYSFGAVRAAVAHAGRMVAELPRLWLGAPLPCAMSNEACVEQAYAAGRGIVFLTPHQGCFELSAQVAARHWSAARGPITVLYRPARQPWLATVMATARNRPGMLAVPTTLSGVRQMIKALRRGEAVGLLPDQVPPDGQGVWAPFFGRDAYTMTLAVRLAQQTGAAVVLARCERLPWGRGFVTHFETLPAPLDERLEAAVLQINQAMEHLIRQCPEQYLWGYARYKQPRAEAVAGGAA; this is encoded by the coding sequence ATGCCAGTCGTCTTTCGATTTTTTTCTGCATTTCCACTGTGGTTGCTGCATGTCATGGGTGCGGCCATGGGCTGGGTGGCGTTTTGTGCGTCGCCCGCGTACCGGCGCAGGTTCCTGGCCAACTCGGCGCTGGCCGGTTATTCGTTTGGCGCGGTGCGCGCGGCTGTGGCGCATGCGGGCCGCATGGTGGCCGAGTTGCCTCGGCTGTGGCTGGGTGCGCCCTTGCCCTGCGCCATGTCGAACGAGGCCTGTGTGGAGCAGGCCTACGCCGCCGGGCGCGGCATTGTGTTCCTCACACCCCACCAGGGCTGTTTCGAGCTGTCCGCGCAAGTCGCGGCGCGGCACTGGAGCGCGGCGCGCGGGCCCATCACGGTGCTCTACCGCCCGGCGCGCCAGCCGTGGCTGGCCACCGTGATGGCGACTGCACGTAATCGCCCCGGCATGCTGGCGGTGCCCACCACGCTGTCGGGCGTGCGCCAGATGATCAAGGCGCTGCGCCGTGGCGAGGCCGTGGGCCTGCTGCCCGACCAGGTGCCGCCCGATGGCCAGGGCGTGTGGGCCCCCTTTTTTGGCCGCGATGCCTACACCATGACGCTGGCCGTGCGCTTGGCCCAGCAAACCGGTGCGGCCGTGGTGCTGGCGCGCTGCGAGCGCCTGCCCTGGGGCCGCGGTTTTGTCACCCACTTTGAAACCTTGCCCGCGCCGCTCGATGAGCGGCTGGAGGCTGCTGTTTTGCAAATCAACCAGGCCATGGAACATCTCATTCGCCAATGTCCCGAGCAATACCTGTGGGGCTATGCCCGCTACAAGCAGCCGCGCGCTGAAGCCGTTGCCGGGGGCGCCGCATGA